Proteins encoded together in one Ciona intestinalis chromosome 3, KH, whole genome shotgun sequence window:
- the pellino gene encoding pellino protein codes for MKQEGMDVSASPALAVAGGMPMDIQFEAGASYHNFSQEDAPKEDEGDIIYGQLIVLGTNGQLPTGDKGRRRSCFTLRRKRKATGVKPSDQHQVYQKASHSETFLSKDHHSVSYTLPRSVVVVPYVHDDNSDMFQIGRSTEEPIDFVLMDIEAGSSIPTNHKPQTQPKQSTISRFACRIVCDREHPYTSRIYAAGFDTSMNIILGEKAPKWTTEQNGKKIIDGLTTNGVLIMQPKNGFSESSTPTQWKETSVCGNIYQLRESRSAQLPGIRMPEDNNVLVNGTLIDLCGATLLWRSSSHERCMPTPLHIDELIHKLNLGRPQCPVGLTTLAFPRRSKATKETEKQPWVYLQCGHVHGRIEWGYQGEEERICPLCRSVGKYVPLWVGGEPAFYVDIGPPSYCFVPCGHVCSQKTAIYWSQTALPHGTQAYSAACPFCATPLEGDLGYKKLIFQQPLD; via the exons ATGAAGCAGGAAGGTATGGATGTTTCTGCATCCCCGGCTCTTGCAGTAGCTGGTGGTATGCCCATGGATATACAGTTTGAAGCTGGAGCTTCTTATCACAATTTTTCACAAGAAGATGCCCCAAAAGAAGATGAAGGCGACATAATATATGGACAGTTAATCGTCCTTGG GACAAACGGTCAACTCCCTACCGGCGATAAAGGAAGACGGAGAAGTTGTTTTACTCTACGACGGAAGAGGAAAGCAACGGGCGTGAAACCATCAGACCAACATCAAGTATATCAGAAAGCATCACATTCAGAG ACCTTTCTAAGTAAGGATCATCACAGCGTTTCATATACTTTACCGAGAAGTGTTGTAGTAGTTCCTTATGTTCATGATGATAACAGTGATATGTTCCAG atTGGCCGGTCAACAGAAGAACCAATCGATTTTGTGTTAATGGACATAGAAGCTGGTTCATCAATCCCTACCAACCATAAACCACAAACACAACCAAAACAAAGCACAATATCAAG GTTTGCGTGTCGAATTGTTTGTGATCGTGAGCATCCGTATACATCGAGAATCTATGCAGCAGGTTTCGATACGTCAATGAATATTATATTAGGG GAAAAAGCTCCAAAGTGGACAACAGAACAAAatgggaaaaaaataattgacgGGTTAACAACAAACGGTGTCTTAATCATGCAACCGAAGAATGGATTCAGTGAATCATCCACGCCCACTCAATGGAAAGAAACTTCTGTGTGTGGAAATATTTATCAACTTCGTGAATCCCGTTCTGCACAACTGCCAGGGATAAGG ATGCCTGAAGATAATAATGTTCTTGTGAATGGAACGCTTATAGATCTATGTGGAGCAACTTTACTGTGGAGATCTTCAAGCCATGAGAGGTGTATGCCC ACCCCACTACACATCGATGAACTCATCCATAAACTTAACCTGGGTCGCCCTCAATGCCCCGTCGGGCTTACCACGCTTGCTTTTCCTCGGCGGAGCAAAGCAACTAAAGAAACCGAGAAACAGCCGTGGGTTTATTTACAATGCGGACACGTGCATGGGAGGATAGAATGGGGTTATCAAGGGGAGGAAGAAAGAATCTGCCCCCTATGTCGATCC GTTGGTAAGTACGTGCCATTGTGGGTTGGTGGTGAACCTGCTTTTTATGTTGACATTGGACCTCCTTCttattgttttgttccatGCGGCCATGTTTGTTCACAAAAAACTGCTAT
- the pellino gene encoding pellino protein isoform X1, whose translation MDVSASPALAVAGGMPMDIQFEAGASYHNFSQEDAPKEDEGDIIYGQLIVLGTNGQLPTGDKGRRRSCFTLRRKRKATGVKPSDQHQVYQKASHSETFLSKDHHSVSYTLPRSVVVVPYVHDDNSDMFQIGRSTEEPIDFVLMDIEAGSSIPTNHKPQTQPKQSTISRFACRIVCDREHPYTSRIYAAGFDTSMNIILGEKAPKWTTEQNGKKIIDGLTTNGVLIMQPKNGFSESSTPTQWKETSVCGNIYQLRESRSAQLPGIRMPEDNNVLVNGTLIDLCGATLLWRSSSHERCMPTPLHIDELIHKLNLGRPQCPVGLTTLAFPRRSKATKETEKQPWVYLQCGHVHGRIEWGYQGEEERICPLCRSVGKYVPLWVGGEPAFYVDIGPPSYCFVPCGHVCSQKTAIYWSQTALPHGTQAYSAACPFCATPLEGDLGYKKLIFQQPLD comes from the exons ATGGATGTTTCTGCATCCCCGGCTCTTGCAGTAGCTGGTGGTATGCCCATGGATATACAGTTTGAAGCTGGAGCTTCTTATCACAATTTTTCACAAGAAGATGCCCCAAAAGAAGATGAAGGCGACATAATATATGGACAGTTAATCGTCCTTGG GACAAACGGTCAACTCCCTACCGGCGATAAAGGAAGACGGAGAAGTTGTTTTACTCTACGACGGAAGAGGAAAGCAACGGGCGTGAAACCATCAGACCAACATCAAGTATATCAGAAAGCATCACATTCAGAG ACCTTTCTAAGTAAGGATCATCACAGCGTTTCATATACTTTACCGAGAAGTGTTGTAGTAGTTCCTTATGTTCATGATGATAACAGTGATATGTTCCAG atTGGCCGGTCAACAGAAGAACCAATCGATTTTGTGTTAATGGACATAGAAGCTGGTTCATCAATCCCTACCAACCATAAACCACAAACACAACCAAAACAAAGCACAATATCAAG GTTTGCGTGTCGAATTGTTTGTGATCGTGAGCATCCGTATACATCGAGAATCTATGCAGCAGGTTTCGATACGTCAATGAATATTATATTAGGG GAAAAAGCTCCAAAGTGGACAACAGAACAAAatgggaaaaaaataattgacgGGTTAACAACAAACGGTGTCTTAATCATGCAACCGAAGAATGGATTCAGTGAATCATCCACGCCCACTCAATGGAAAGAAACTTCTGTGTGTGGAAATATTTATCAACTTCGTGAATCCCGTTCTGCACAACTGCCAGGGATAAGG ATGCCTGAAGATAATAATGTTCTTGTGAATGGAACGCTTATAGATCTATGTGGAGCAACTTTACTGTGGAGATCTTCAAGCCATGAGAGGTGTATGCCC ACCCCACTACACATCGATGAACTCATCCATAAACTTAACCTGGGTCGCCCTCAATGCCCCGTCGGGCTTACCACGCTTGCTTTTCCTCGGCGGAGCAAAGCAACTAAAGAAACCGAGAAACAGCCGTGGGTTTATTTACAATGCGGACACGTGCATGGGAGGATAGAATGGGGTTATCAAGGGGAGGAAGAAAGAATCTGCCCCCTATGTCGATCC GTTGGTAAGTACGTGCCATTGTGGGTTGGTGGTGAACCTGCTTTTTATGTTGACATTGGACCTCCTTCttattgttttgttccatGCGGCCATGTTTGTTCACAAAAAACTGCTAT